A portion of the Pseudoalteromonas luteoviolacea genome contains these proteins:
- a CDS encoding non-ribosomal peptide synthetase has product MITEYIEEYQQGVVLTANQQRFVTEGKNTLTLVQLLVPCSTSLQEIQRYADELVQSHLSLASNYQQVEGFKGLRAVPSIDAKIKVDSIEWTQVGVPSLAQLAVTSPVEIAPTVGCNLHLTRINTPEQSYLALRGFAGALDLSSLEIIAAIITGQPDDEEALQFPDFVAWQQEMLHDEDGLAGQVYWQNYLTGDIPAPLQLPYNMGTVSEGERSYTQVQNEIDAALWQSVAQFAETLEISPQNIVQYAWWWLMARLATTPRFLTALHYDPRLEDEAFEGALGRYAKSLPLIVEYQPEQSLHSWLGALNEQCENHRQVAQSISLAQLNTALNATDAVVPLHSAQPDWQVGQHQALNLAVSEQGTLTLNYCQNSFSAAAVSSLLAQLAQVLRVIQSAQVHTQSSDISLLSDGHKSQLLAINGAQLATPAETVISRVAGFASTDTDTVALTDANSTLTYGQLWQQVEHAAKGLKARQLDSTQPVLLLLPRSTDLIVAMLASMRAGFGFVPLDPSWPQARVDKVVAQFDNATMITPSGQVGVTLMTLQAECNVELPSLASLETSLAYSIFTSGSTGTPKGVRIGQQQLSAYCAASCEALSLSEQNNFALTATVAADLGYTCLFNALYLGKRLCIANEKQSMDSTEFGAFLSEHQIDCIKIVPSHLQALCDLKALPYFPQKIVLGGEACPNTFLRSLQQWAPHSEIYNHYGPSEATIGVMCHRYVAGDGGVAKLSKVFAGTHTYVLNQAGELCSYGEVGELFIAGAQLSEGYLGQPEHPAFTEHGEFNQRVYATGDLARYMPDNSVMILGRKDDQVKVRGFRIELGEVAACIEQVEGIEHALVVADKVDGQVRINAYLIANLYEDGALDSEAAQALKNTLLQSLPEAMIPSAFMVVAQWPRLGNGKVDRKALPSFASQTLVYEAPQGELEEKLAAVFAQVLELDKVSRNASFFQLGGHSIAAIKLVKRWADREASDLHFDLGVLFQAPSVAKLAELLSSERGGQITPLNSHKAGNRQVICFHDGLGLTLSYRALAEHLNEHVNLFALEPNDIDLAVDDFDALAQSYADKIITQFDGQHIELLGWSMGGLLAAKVAALLEAAGQHVTRLFLADSWIPTAQMRSVTQLEAVSEFLTLVVDNGGEAWTQRVDSYFAPLLGNSELDSGTLSAHLQAFWQSVADTLPPPYSAINAQQLADTFNKSERLKALRAVKCTLPSLPETLPTHVLWSAERLARDIDAYSTELANNGVSMVVEQLDVGHHEVVRHPQLLNAVATQTS; this is encoded by the coding sequence ATGATCACAGAGTATATCGAAGAATATCAACAAGGTGTTGTACTGACTGCAAACCAGCAGCGCTTTGTGACTGAGGGCAAAAACACTTTAACACTTGTTCAGTTATTGGTGCCTTGCTCAACCAGTTTGCAAGAGATCCAGCGCTATGCAGATGAGCTGGTGCAATCTCATTTAAGTTTGGCTTCAAATTATCAGCAAGTTGAAGGCTTTAAAGGACTGCGCGCTGTACCAAGTATTGATGCCAAAATAAAAGTGGATAGCATTGAGTGGACACAGGTTGGTGTGCCAAGTTTGGCACAGCTGGCGGTGACTTCTCCTGTTGAGATTGCACCTACTGTGGGCTGCAATCTTCATCTGACTCGCATTAATACTCCAGAGCAAAGCTATTTAGCGCTGCGCGGTTTTGCCGGCGCGTTGGACTTATCATCACTGGAAATCATCGCCGCTATCATCACTGGCCAACCGGATGATGAAGAAGCGCTACAGTTTCCGGATTTTGTTGCTTGGCAGCAAGAAATGTTACATGACGAAGATGGCCTAGCAGGGCAAGTCTACTGGCAAAACTATTTAACAGGGGATATCCCTGCGCCATTGCAGTTACCATACAATATGGGCACGGTCAGTGAAGGTGAGCGCAGCTATACGCAAGTACAAAATGAGATTGATGCTGCGCTGTGGCAAAGTGTTGCACAGTTTGCAGAGACATTGGAAATATCGCCGCAGAACATAGTGCAATATGCATGGTGGTGGTTGATGGCGCGTTTGGCAACGACGCCGCGCTTTTTGACCGCACTACATTATGATCCCCGCCTTGAAGACGAAGCGTTTGAAGGCGCATTGGGCCGATATGCGAAAAGCTTACCGCTGATCGTTGAATATCAGCCAGAGCAGAGCCTGCACAGCTGGCTAGGTGCGCTAAACGAGCAGTGTGAAAATCATCGTCAAGTAGCGCAAAGTATTTCTTTGGCGCAGCTCAATACTGCACTTAATGCGACAGATGCAGTAGTGCCGCTGCACAGCGCGCAGCCTGATTGGCAGGTGGGCCAACATCAAGCACTGAACTTAGCGGTGTCTGAGCAGGGCACTTTGACATTAAATTACTGCCAAAACAGTTTTTCTGCAGCAGCAGTAAGTAGCTTACTGGCGCAATTGGCTCAGGTACTGCGTGTTATTCAATCTGCACAGGTACATACCCAATCTTCAGATATCAGTCTATTAAGTGATGGTCATAAATCACAGCTTTTGGCCATCAATGGTGCCCAGTTGGCAACCCCTGCTGAAACGGTGATTTCACGAGTAGCGGGCTTTGCCAGCACAGACACTGATACTGTGGCACTCACTGATGCAAACAGCACGCTTACTTATGGCCAATTATGGCAGCAAGTTGAGCATGCAGCTAAGGGGCTAAAGGCCAGACAGCTTGACTCAACGCAGCCAGTATTACTCTTGTTGCCAAGAAGTACGGACTTAATTGTGGCGATGCTTGCCAGTATGCGGGCGGGCTTTGGTTTTGTGCCATTAGACCCAAGTTGGCCGCAGGCGCGTGTCGACAAGGTTGTCGCTCAGTTTGACAATGCCACCATGATAACGCCATCAGGGCAAGTAGGTGTGACATTAATGACATTGCAGGCTGAGTGTAATGTTGAGCTGCCATCACTTGCTTCACTTGAAACCAGTTTGGCCTACAGTATTTTTACTTCGGGTTCGACGGGCACACCAAAGGGCGTACGTATTGGCCAGCAGCAGTTGAGTGCGTATTGTGCGGCATCCTGTGAAGCGCTTAGTTTGTCAGAGCAAAATAATTTTGCGTTAACAGCAACTGTGGCAGCAGACTTGGGGTATACCTGTTTATTTAATGCGTTATATCTTGGTAAGCGACTGTGTATTGCCAATGAAAAGCAAAGTATGGACAGCACAGAGTTTGGTGCATTTTTATCTGAGCATCAGATTGACTGTATTAAAATTGTGCCTTCTCACCTACAAGCGCTGTGTGACTTAAAAGCATTGCCTTATTTCCCGCAAAAAATTGTGCTGGGTGGTGAGGCGTGTCCAAACACCTTCTTGCGCTCACTACAGCAGTGGGCGCCGCACAGTGAAATTTATAATCACTATGGGCCAAGTGAAGCCACCATCGGGGTGATGTGCCATCGTTATGTGGCAGGCGACGGTGGCGTGGCTAAGCTCAGTAAAGTCTTTGCCGGCACGCATACATATGTGCTTAACCAAGCAGGAGAACTGTGTAGTTATGGTGAAGTGGGCGAGTTATTTATCGCTGGTGCACAGCTGAGTGAAGGGTATTTGGGCCAGCCAGAACACCCTGCATTTACCGAGCACGGTGAATTTAATCAACGTGTTTATGCAACAGGCGATCTCGCCCGTTACATGCCGGACAACTCGGTGATGATCTTAGGACGTAAAGATGACCAAGTGAAAGTGCGTGGTTTTCGGATTGAGTTAGGGGAAGTGGCTGCTTGCATTGAGCAAGTAGAGGGCATTGAACATGCGCTTGTAGTTGCTGATAAAGTGGATGGACAAGTGCGTATAAATGCCTACCTTATTGCCAACCTTTATGAAGATGGAGCACTGGATAGTGAAGCGGCGCAAGCGCTAAAAAATACCTTGTTGCAGAGTCTACCTGAGGCGATGATCCCTTCTGCCTTTATGGTGGTTGCACAGTGGCCACGGTTGGGTAACGGGAAAGTTGATCGTAAAGCGCTGCCTTCATTTGCCAGTCAGACACTGGTCTATGAAGCACCGCAAGGGGAGTTAGAAGAAAAACTCGCAGCGGTATTTGCACAAGTGCTGGAGCTAGATAAAGTCAGCCGCAACGCGTCGTTTTTCCAATTAGGCGGGCATTCCATCGCGGCCATCAAGCTGGTTAAGCGCTGGGCCGATAGAGAAGCGTCGGACCTACACTTTGATTTAGGTGTTTTGTTCCAAGCGCCGAGTGTCGCTAAATTGGCTGAGTTACTTAGCAGTGAGCGTGGCGGACAGATCACACCATTGAACAGCCATAAAGCGGGTAATCGTCAAGTTATTTGTTTCCATGATGGCTTAGGGTTGACCCTGAGTTATCGTGCACTGGCAGAGCACTTAAATGAGCACGTCAACTTATTTGCCCTTGAGCCAAATGATATCGACCTTGCTGTGGATGACTTTGATGCGTTGGCCCAAAGCTACGCGGACAAAATTATCACGCAATTTGATGGGCAGCATATTGAATTGTTGGGCTGGTCTATGGGCGGCTTATTAGCAGCAAAAGTGGCTGCCTTGTTGGAGGCAGCAGGGCAACATGTCACGCGATTGTTCTTGGCTGATTCGTGGATCCCAACCGCACAAATGCGCAGCGTGACACAGTTAGAAGCCGTCAGCGAATTTTTAACGCTGGTGGTGGATAACGGCGGCGAAGCGTGGACACAACGCGTAGACAGTTATTTTGCGCCACTGCTTGGTAACAGTGAGCTTGATAGCGGCACATTAAGCGCACATTTGCAGGCATTTTGGCAATCGGTTGCGGATACGTTACCGCCGCCTTACAGTGCGATCAATGCACAGCAATTGGCGGATACCTTTAACAAGAGTGAGCGCTTGAAAGCACTGCGCGCGGTGAAATGCACTTTACCAAGCCTGCCTGAAACATTGCCAACACATGTCTTGTGGTCAGCAGAGCGTTTGGCGAGAGATATTGATGCGTATAGCACGGAGTTAGCAAATAATGGCGTATCAATGGTGGTTGAACAGCTCGATGTTGGACACCATGAGGTGGTGCGTCACCCGCAGTTATTGAATGCGGTTGCGACACAAACTAGCTAA
- a CDS encoding PepSY-associated TM helix domain-containing protein: MDKKMLTRLTKQHSVLGAISACILTIVFVCGSLLFFRGQLLNWQFAWHQDQQIERDMSWQSAVTDMMVKIPDFAQQRITLTTDPQHYHLFQIYVGHDDRLLYNNQTQQLFGQDSAQQQAAADFLYFWHINFMTHIGTDIIALACIFLIMVTISGIWIRWRDLVKKFHQYRANGKSRDVFKDSHVLLGLGVLLFMLMYGWSSAYFNVGYEINAPMYHKYAEKSGESYWDELGFPRKPDNYDMDAKLSAARLNEVISDYQKAYPDMRIARFDIYPGPWIRLRVSGESDRSFEFVTAFYDVHGNLLYEPQRRPVNDVYNIMIQLHEGHLLGKFSNLLYFILALMAIAAMLIGNLYWLAIREPKRAGQVLFRLQRACLEAGTCGALFAIALLLVCTRLFSQGEPLTVLTNQLIVIVSLLGCGLLTCYFKQAKESAHAVLQVSGALFLILPCIDVIRLLLGHEIYSFVSKDLLTINIAFIALSGLSFGLATIVVRVTDKAKKRALDLEPANDRLA; the protein is encoded by the coding sequence ATGGATAAAAAAATGCTAACTCGGCTAACCAAGCAGCATTCCGTTTTAGGGGCTATCAGCGCCTGTATTCTCACTATCGTTTTTGTCTGTGGCAGTTTACTTTTTTTCCGAGGGCAGCTATTAAACTGGCAGTTTGCATGGCATCAAGATCAGCAAATTGAGCGCGATATGTCTTGGCAAAGTGCAGTCACTGATATGATGGTAAAAATCCCCGATTTTGCGCAGCAACGTATTACCTTAACAACTGACCCTCAGCACTATCACTTATTTCAAATTTACGTCGGTCATGATGATCGACTGCTTTATAACAATCAAACGCAACAGCTTTTTGGTCAAGACAGCGCGCAGCAGCAAGCTGCGGCAGATTTTCTGTATTTTTGGCATATTAATTTTATGACGCATATTGGCACAGATATCATTGCATTAGCCTGTATTTTCTTGATTATGGTGACTATAAGCGGCATTTGGATCCGCTGGCGAGACTTAGTGAAAAAGTTTCATCAGTATCGCGCTAATGGCAAATCTCGCGATGTGTTTAAAGATAGCCATGTGTTATTGGGCTTAGGTGTACTGTTGTTTATGTTGATGTATGGTTGGAGCAGCGCCTATTTTAATGTCGGTTATGAGATAAATGCCCCGATGTATCATAAATATGCCGAAAAAAGTGGCGAAAGCTACTGGGATGAATTGGGATTTCCACGTAAACCGGACAATTATGACATGGACGCAAAGCTGAGCGCAGCGCGCCTCAATGAAGTGATCTCTGACTATCAAAAGGCATATCCCGATATGCGGATCGCGCGCTTTGATATTTATCCGGGCCCATGGATCCGTCTGCGTGTCAGTGGTGAGTCTGATCGCAGCTTTGAGTTTGTCACCGCCTTTTATGATGTACATGGCAATTTACTTTATGAACCACAGAGAAGGCCTGTGAATGATGTATACAACATTATGATCCAGTTACATGAAGGGCATTTACTTGGTAAGTTTTCAAATTTACTTTATTTCATCCTAGCCCTGATGGCGATTGCAGCGATGTTAATTGGTAATTTGTATTGGTTGGCGATTCGAGAACCCAAACGTGCTGGGCAAGTCTTATTTCGATTGCAGCGTGCATGCTTGGAAGCGGGCACCTGCGGCGCATTATTCGCTATTGCATTGCTGTTGGTTTGCACTCGACTATTTAGCCAAGGCGAGCCATTAACTGTGCTGACAAATCAGTTGATTGTGATTGTCAGCTTACTCGGCTGTGGTTTGTTGACGTGTTATTTCAAGCAGGCAAAAGAGTCTGCTCATGCGGTTTTACAAGTGTCTGGTGCGCTGTTTTTAATCTTGCCTTGTATTGATGTCATACGCCTACTTCTGGGGCATGAAATCTACAGTTTTGTCAGTAAAGACCTGCTGACCATCAATATTGCTTTCATTGCGCTGTCAGGTTTGAGTTTTGGCTTGGCAACCATTGTGGTGCGAGTCACTGATAAAGCAAAGAAACGCGCACTTGATTTGGAGCCTGCCAATGATCGCCTTGCTTAG
- a CDS encoding TonB-dependent siderophore receptor → MKQYSMIAKAVCIGLLAGSSSVVLADDAKLDMERIEVVGKHHRDVGATGLPLAIGDTPQSISVIDREFMDFHDINSIGDALTHSAGVYSETSLDSRERFVFARGFEMNRFLIDGMGTAARPLQATLLDTSIFETVEVIRGSTGMLQEVGQPSGTVNLVQKRAYNGTGGYVTAEYGSWNKMRGEADFNTTLTDSGSVRARAVVALEDTDSFVDRYNADRKTFYTTLSADITDALQVSVFASYQDDGQSAKSDGLPLQFANGDPIQIGIEANIYPDWSTQDSTQENLTGELRYEINDDWSVVAKLHHSTLDEEKVFAGLDWHPSPTGDYALFTYETDSDFETDRAELGVNGQFDLFGQTHTVNVTLADTNFEELGYTFRPLSRVTGNLGAEHSNESPEPKPAKPDYNYAQPQVRSAEIGSQSARVALNLQLLDNFNVLLGANRKDIDSYSLNNGTVTDKTFSDTSLYYGGVYKINEQAVVYASYTDIFDQPQQYNKAGALLEPLRGENQEIGFRYSNTDNTLSLDLAYFNITQENYGVVAGKHSDGNVYYIGQSGIESEGYEVEVSGYFTEQWFASLSFSDTDVTNPNELAGRVSRVVPDRIASFSTFYEFDKLRVGGYVNYAGEREGFIGLGPYEYVPVDSHVLAGFSAYYEFNESLSAKFNIHNLFDKEYNAKIAFISVRPGDPRSFSAQVTYTF, encoded by the coding sequence ATGAAGCAATATTCTATGATTGCAAAAGCGGTGTGTATTGGACTACTAGCAGGTAGTTCTTCAGTAGTATTAGCAGACGATGCTAAATTAGATATGGAACGAATTGAGGTGGTTGGCAAACACCACCGCGATGTAGGGGCAACAGGACTGCCACTTGCAATCGGCGATACGCCGCAATCAATCTCTGTGATTGACCGAGAGTTCATGGATTTTCATGATATTAACTCTATTGGTGACGCTCTTACGCATAGTGCCGGTGTATACTCAGAAACATCATTAGACAGTCGTGAACGCTTTGTTTTCGCGCGTGGTTTCGAAATGAACCGCTTCTTGATTGATGGTATGGGTACGGCTGCGCGTCCTCTGCAAGCGACTCTATTAGATACAAGTATATTCGAAACGGTAGAAGTGATCCGTGGTTCAACGGGTATGCTTCAAGAAGTTGGCCAGCCTTCTGGTACGGTTAACCTAGTCCAAAAGCGTGCATACAATGGCACTGGTGGCTATGTCACAGCAGAGTATGGCTCGTGGAACAAGATGCGCGGCGAAGCCGATTTCAATACGACTTTAACCGATAGCGGTTCAGTGCGTGCGCGTGCTGTTGTTGCATTAGAAGATACGGATTCATTTGTTGATCGCTACAATGCCGATCGTAAGACATTTTATACAACGCTCAGTGCTGATATTACGGATGCACTGCAAGTATCTGTTTTTGCAAGTTATCAAGATGATGGTCAAAGTGCTAAATCAGATGGTTTACCACTGCAATTTGCCAATGGCGACCCTATCCAAATCGGTATCGAAGCCAATATTTACCCTGATTGGAGCACCCAAGATTCAACGCAAGAAAACCTAACTGGTGAACTGCGATATGAAATCAATGACGATTGGTCTGTAGTTGCAAAACTACACCATTCAACGCTTGATGAAGAAAAAGTGTTCGCAGGTCTTGATTGGCACCCATCTCCGACGGGTGATTACGCACTATTTACTTACGAAACAGATTCTGATTTTGAAACTGATCGTGCAGAACTTGGTGTGAATGGTCAGTTTGATTTGTTTGGTCAAACGCATACAGTGAACGTCACACTAGCGGATACCAATTTTGAAGAATTGGGTTATACGTTTAGACCGCTTTCAAGGGTGACGGGTAATTTAGGTGCTGAACACAGCAATGAGTCGCCAGAGCCAAAACCAGCAAAGCCTGATTATAATTATGCACAGCCGCAAGTACGTAGCGCTGAAATAGGATCTCAAAGTGCACGCGTTGCGCTTAACCTTCAACTGTTAGATAACTTTAACGTGCTATTGGGTGCAAATCGCAAAGATATTGATTCTTATAGTTTAAACAACGGTACCGTTACAGACAAAACCTTCTCTGATACAAGTTTATACTATGGCGGTGTATACAAGATAAACGAGCAAGCGGTTGTTTACGCAAGCTATACTGATATTTTTGATCAACCTCAGCAATATAATAAAGCTGGTGCCTTGCTAGAACCGCTCAGAGGTGAAAACCAAGAAATCGGATTTAGATACTCTAATACTGATAACACGTTGAGTTTAGATTTAGCTTACTTCAATATTACACAAGAAAACTATGGTGTCGTTGCTGGAAAGCACTCTGATGGCAATGTGTACTATATTGGCCAAAGTGGTATTGAGTCTGAAGGTTATGAAGTTGAAGTATCGGGATACTTCACTGAACAGTGGTTTGCATCCTTATCATTCTCTGATACGGATGTAACGAATCCGAATGAATTAGCAGGTCGTGTATCACGAGTTGTACCTGACAGAATTGCAAGTTTTAGTACTTTTTATGAGTTTGATAAACTGAGAGTCGGTGGCTACGTCAATTACGCTGGTGAGCGAGAGGGCTTTATTGGTTTAGGTCCATATGAATACGTACCAGTAGATTCGCACGTTCTGGCTGGTTTCTCAGCTTATTATGAGTTCAATGAATCATTGAGTGCTAAATTCAATATTCATAACCTATTTGATAAAGAATATAATGCGAAAATAGCCTTTATTTCAGTTCGTCCTGGCGACCCTCGCAGCTTCTCTGCGCAAGTGACTTATACGTTCTAA